Proteins encoded together in one Hylaeus volcanicus isolate JK05 chromosome 3, UHH_iyHylVolc1.0_haploid, whole genome shotgun sequence window:
- the LOC128874344 gene encoding uncharacterized protein LOC128874344 isoform X3 gives MASDLSSGCTEAIEVLDEKEEGEISLEDVSSSEEGHLNYGYESRLAQCSNCLSTQHNTTWCTAPAKFYHSKGPNRRVDLILQDAVQGKENRHQTKESGCIGMKHVASTLQEKNDDLVPISSDSDMEIVGLADNSKQIRIRSSSKTRVKKKKKKKRSHVSMMTLDDLVSSSTVDVALTECASTLKHDTTKATSLRSHHREMSPARRTRSRAEPRSPSRRHKFVVKPHSPFKRSKSPVVHARSPTIRRSPRRLKSPKRSPYRSPGKTISRKPSHLELTSSSHNYIDTHKQLLKKVRHLDSVGIHSLEETLNKNKEHASSLKEKLTNMMKGVCDNNSNTTNLSKIKSDADDEEDLALLRQKALETKQQKSSKQNEQQKSEAAKKVIANIDDDQDEEDLELRMIALRSAVLKKHQNRVQKGIKSGKYKKSNISRSESPFTQSFLDSIPIPGEEFLHFTSPPHTPPPMSENNQTEDMDLDTDVEREKEKLPYSPTDKITVDIPMDTELLGIQPSDVSFISVNEANSSPDFRGSTTPNQDDRKSYQGKIIENRSYLPNVAYYTSPQNATTNTSLQYSPTDPPETVKSDYIKVHHSYIDVHKSNTSPLADNNASQEIPYSPTDTPVYDPDLSQMLPQTVCSFATSNSSVYMESTYSSSAHENNEHCNHKTSQETTKQINNANQDEHLDKLETLSTDSIVSSAASCFRKSSLSSSVAIDSLPEIDANTNSLTESIKNVKHMEYIPNNTTDSTKEIISEPLYMKGVPDVTKDINKIPTLINRTLVPVSILKTNKQLQQPLPMKKSTAQEPTFKSAEMQPVVINEEIVPKANTSFKPIKLISLPQKSNSVLTIPTAFHDSLHEESANEILTNTDTSQVQSNTNVTQIQNNGVITAETSDKSRDITNVTQKKKKSTKKGVKRKSIDSVQSTNEHGSTGTNSDNINILDKQVNKTSEPEKIETCKNNKRQQNVKDNTLDQKSQIPSETNVNETNTKDNTPFNDTVEQDKNTYSRRQSLDEDEEALRAILLASLPKRTKSINQKRSDSVAITTVSNALANCNKVFANETVSNDTSSKINTTETNGTFSSNQHAGSYGFEDNRNQTSSRGKTINTNIQGNVPAENIKALATATSGKKRLLPMSKGPQKKIIKRTPIPASTKVVNNAKKYQNAMVQKKLNLQKVKSLTKVKSNDNKWSTNTKISLSDTQRIVINLESDTESDSESEQHAKKIVSSVKSLKVDKHPPSINSTIEFEKNLDQFLRAVRKKQESLAAARPTSTVSQTSKKDVVLTTKSDNLSNLHTPLAVRHLPASQQEEYRRLKQQIMEREKSKLNRTVENNVLTKNKNVEISTKLASPNSPNKELHSKINQTISVKGQDVNTQLNKENCSKNVDSVKNANINIQSSTNNVHNVDKQGNASSNQTKAMSRLMTNLNVCRSNENHLNIGNKIVGNPLQSSTTSHKVLDSSAKENPIKNKITPTLKVLSIAEVNRKYVQIQVNNDTNERVVKIHDKVTLNNKTVLNQNENISGSKNNIKKNPCNHDELVQSVEKEINTDDTQCSNNEVDSDASTIILTRNNESADSKGSPETSESTIRLSQYGEDSQSSTISIGESKDETYISLFKSNLLSSDKRSIEESWEAIKRDVKTELSTLINLSRTEQEQHLMDTEQKLVLKRYTILDELAEMSGNLRQWYMERDLQTNLVAEVKKLREQLRLAEERLQHQRNRINNIGPKVVAGHGKISAGRQECFKLATICSSLGSRILGKEYKVPEAGAQLLDNRLKEVANHTRQLSRKKVPFIDIPEIHESTKLNEETASIVHTEFTQIEDMSLERSNLDNVVDTNILSPEKYSPRSDEIESDTAVETTMINVEEIREEGTVASSSVGNNVESLPQQSNTEREVSTEQPVPSSPAVTTSSISSSKEIQESDHKESSEDTMVRPKSTLESCDQKRNSTKSEGEHRTKKTLLPYESILTHFKVPRNTNPNGVLCPYELMGTCSDGDCQFIHQRDSQAK, from the exons ATGGCTAGCGATTTGTCGAGCGGATGTACAGAAGCAATCGAAGTGTTGGACGAGAAAGAAGAAGGTGAAATATCCTTGGAAGATGTAAGTTCTTCCGAGGAAGGACATTTAAATTACGGATACGAGAGTAGGCTTGCTCAATGTTCCAACTGTTTGTCAACCCAACACAATACAACGTGGTGCACTGCTCCTGCCAAGTTTTATCACTCCAAAGGCCCTAATAGAAGAG TTGACCTTATTCTACAAGATGCAGTCcagggaaaagaaaatcgtcACCAGACCAAAGAATCGGGATGCATTGGAATGAAGCACGTAGCATCTACActtcaagaaaaaaatgatgacCTTGTACCTATCTCAAGCGACAGCGATATGGAAATTGTTGGTCTTGCAGATAACTCTAAACAAATTAGAATACGTTCCTCTTCAAAGACTAGAgtcaagaaaaagaagaaaaagaaaagaagtcATGTATCTATGATGACATTGGATGATTTAGTTTCTTCATCTACTGTAGACGTAGCTCTGACAGAATGTGCCAGTACTTTAAAACATGATACAACAAAAGCTACTTCTTTAAGATCACATCACAGAGAGATGAGTCCTGCTCGTAGAACTAGATCAAGAGCAGAGCCAAGATCACCTTCTAGAAGGCATAAATTTGTAGTGAAACCACATTCTCCTTTCAAAAGATCTAAATCTCCTGTTGTTCACGCTAGATCGCCGACGATAAGAAGGTCTCCAAGAAGACTTAAATCTCCTAAAAGATCACCATACAGATCACCAGGAAAAACGATATCCAGAAAACCTTCGCATCTGGAATTAACGTCGTCGTCtcataattatattgatacacataaacaattacttaaaaaagTAAGACATTTAGATTCAGTAGGAATTCACTCATTAGaggaaactttaaataaaaacaaagagcATGCATCTTCCTTGAAagagaaattaacaaatatgaTGAAAGGAGTCTGTGACAATAATAGCAATACCACaaatttatctaaaataaaatcagaTGCAGATGATGAAGAAGATCTGGCATTACTAAGACAAAAAGCACTTGAAACAAAGCAACAAAAATCAAGTAAACAGAACGAACAGCAAAAGAGTGAAGCTGCAAAAAAAGTAATTGCAAATATAGATGATGATCAAGATGAAGAAGACTTAGAATTAAGAATGATTGCACTTCGTTCTGCAGTATTAAAAAAGCATCAGAATAGAGTTCAAAAGGGTATTAAATCAGGGAAATATAAGAAGTCTAATATATCTCGCAGTGAAAGCCCATTTACTCAAAGCTTTTTGGATAGTATTCCTATTCCTGGAGAagaatttctacattttacaTCTCCACCACATACTCCACCCCCTATGAgtgaaaataatcaaacagAAGATATGGACCTAGATACAGATGTggaaagggagaaagagaaattgcCATATTCTCCAACAGATAAAATTACTGTTGATATACCTATGGATACAGAGTTACTGGGTATTCAACCATCTGATGTGTCTTTCATTAGTGTTAACGAAGCAAATAGTAGTCCCGATTTTCGTGGATCTACAACTCCTAATCAGGATGATCGAAAATCTTATCAGggaaaaatcattgaaaatcgAAGTTATTTACCAAATGTTGCATATTATACATCGCCACAAAATGCAACAACAAATACAAGTCTACAATATTCACCAACAGATCCACCAGAAACTGTTAAGTCAGATTATATAAAAGTACATCATTCTTACATAGATGTTCACAAAAGTAACACATCCCCCTTGGCAGATAACAATGCAAGTCAGGAAATACCTTATTCTCCAACTGATACTCCTGTATATGATCCAGATCTATCACAGATGCTTCCTCAAACTGTTTGTTCATTTGCTACTTCAAATTCTTCTGTGTACATGGAATCAACCTACAGTTCTAGTGcacatgaaaataatgaacattGCAATCATAAGACAAGTCAAGAAACAACAAAACAGATAAACAATGCAAACCAAGATGAACATCTAGATAAACTAGAAACACTCTCTACAGATTCAATTGTTAGTTCTGCTGCAAGTTGCTTTAGGAAATCATCACTTAGTAGCTCAGTAGCAATTGATTCTCTTCCTGAAATAGATGCAAATACAAACTCATTAACTGAgtctattaaaaatgtaaaacatatGGAATACATTCCAAACAATACAACAGACAgcacgaaagaaataatttcggaaCCCCTTTATATGAAAGGGGTACCAGATGTTACCAAAGATATAAATAAGATACCAACTCTAATTAACAGAACACTTGTTCcagtatcaattttaaaaacaaacaaacaattgCAACAACCTTTGCCTATGAAGAAGTCCACAGCACAAGAACCAACATTCAAAAGTGCAGAAATGCAACCAGTTGttattaatgaagaaattgttCCAAAGGCAAATACTTCTTTCAaaccaattaaattaatttcattaccaCAAAAGTCTAATTCTGTTTTAACAATACCCACTGCATTTCATGATTCCTTACATGAAGAGTCTGCTAATGAAATACTTACAAATACAGATACCTCACAAGTACAGAGTAATACGAATGTGACTCAGATACAAAATAATGGAGTTATAACTGCAGAAACTTCGGATAAAAGTCGTGATATTACAAACGTAAcacaaaagaagaagaagtctACAAAGAAAGGAGTGAAGAGAAAAAGTATTGATTCAGTACAGTCTACTAATGAACATGGTTCAACAGGTACAAATAGtgacaatataaatattttagataaacaagtaaataaaacgtCTGAAcctgaaaaaattgaaacatgtaaaaataataaaagacaacaaaatgtaaaagataatACTTTGGATCAAAAGAGTCAAATTCCATCTGAAACGAATGTAAATGAGACAAATACTAAAGATAATACTCCATTTAATGATACTGTAGAACAAGATAAGAATACATACAGTAGAAGACAAAGCTTAGACGAAGATGAAGAAGCATTAAGAGCAATTTTATTAGCTTCCTTACCAAAAAGAACAAAGTCTATCAACCAAAAACGTTCAGATTCAGTTGCAATTACGACTGTATCTAATGCATTGGCAAATTGTAATAAAGTTTTTGCAAATGAAACTGTATCAAATGATACATCATCTAAGATTAACACAACAGAAACTAATGGTACATTTTCGTCCAACCAACATGCAGGTTCATATGGATTTGAAGATAACAGAAATCAGACAAGTTCCAGGGGAAAAACAATTAACACAAATATACAAGGAAATGTACCTGCTGAAAATATTAAGGCATTAGCTACAGCAACTTCTGGGAAAAAAAGATTACTTCCAATGTCTAAGGGTCCACAAAAGAAAATCATAAAAAGAACTCCAATCCCGGCAAGTACTAAAGTTGTAAACaatgcaaaaaaatatcaaaatgcAATGgttcaaaagaaattgaacttACAAAAAGTTAAAAGTCTTACTAAAGTGAAATCTAATGACAACAAGTGGTCTACAAATACAAAGATATCATTGTCTGACACTCAAAGAATTGTAATCAATTTGGAATCAGATACAGAAAGTGATTCTGAATCTGAACAacacgcaaagaaaattgtgtcTTCTGTCAAGTCTCTCAAAGTAGACAAACATCCACCATCAATAAATTCCACAATtgaatttgagaaaaatttaGATCAATTTTTGCGAGCTGtaagaaagaaacaagaatCTCTGGCTGCTGCAAGACCAACATCAACGGTATCACAAACATCAAAGAAAGATGTAGTATTGACAACAAAATCGGATAATTTGTCTAATCTTCATACACCTTTG GCTGTACGCCATTTACCCGCGTCTCAACAAGAAGAATATCGTCgattaaaacaacaaattatggaacgtgaaaaatcgaaattaaatagaactgtcgaaaataatgttttaacaaaaaataaaaacgtagaAATATCTACAAAATTGGCATCACCTAACAGTCCAAATAAAGAGttacattcaaaaataaatcaaactaTTTCTGTAAAAGGTCAGGATGTAAATACACAActtaacaaagaaaattgttcgaaaaatgtagattctgtaaaaaatgcgaatataaacattcaatCGTCTACTAATAATGTACATAATGTTGATAAACAAGGAAATGCAAGTTCAAACCAAACAAAGGCAATGTCAAGATTAATGACAAATCTTAATGTATGTAGATCcaatgaaaatcatttaaatattggaaataaaatagttgGAAATCCTTTGCAGTCAAGTACAACTTCACATAAAGTTCTTGATTCATCTGCAAAGGAAAATccaatcaaaaataaaattacacctACTTTGAAAGTCTTGTCAATTGCTGAAGTAAATCGAAAGTATGTACAAATTCAAGTGAACAATGATACAAACGAACGAGTAGTAAAAATACATGATAAAGTGACcttaaataacaaaacagtacttaatcaaaatgaaaatatttctggaagtaaaaataatattaaaaaaaatccgtGTAATCATGATGAACTTGTACAATCTGTAGAGAAGGAAATTAATACGGATGATACGCAATGTAGTAATAATGAGGTTGATTCAGATGCATCAACTATTATTCTAACAAGAAACAATGAGAGTGCAGATAGTAAAGGAAGCCCTGAAACATCCGAATCAACAATTCGACTTTCGCAATATGGGGAAGATAGTCAATCCTCGACGATTTCAATAGGAGAAAGTAAAGATGAaacttatatttcattattcaaaagtAATCTATTATCAAGTGATAAAAGAAGTATAGAGGAAAGTTGGGAAGCAATTAAAAGAGATGTTAAAACAGAGCTAAGTACTCTTATTAACCTTTCAAGGACCGAACAAGAACAACATTTAATGGATacagaacaaaaattagtTTTGAAACG TTACACGATATTAGATGAATTAGCGGAAATGTCGGGTAATCTTCGCCAGTGGTACATGGAACGAGATCTTCAAACAAACTTGGTTGCAGAGGTGAAAAAGCTCAGGGAACAACTCAGACTTGCTGAAGAGAGATTACAACACCAACGtaatcgtataaataatataggtCCAAAAGTAGTGGCAGGACATGGAAAAATCAGTGCAGGCCGACAAGAATGTTTCAAGCTTGCAACAATTTGTTCAAGTTTAGGAAGTAGAATTCTAGGAAAAGAATACAA GGTACCTGAAGCTGGAGCACAACTTTTAGATAATCGATTGAAAGAAGTGGCTAATCACACGCGGCAACTTTCTCGGAAGAAAGTACCATTCATCGACATTCCCGAAATACACGAATCGACAAAATTGAACGAAGAAACTGCATCCATTGTACATACAGAGTTTACACAAATTGAAGACATGTCGTTAGAGAGGAGCAATCTGGATAATGTTGTTGATACAAACATTTTAAGTCCGGAGAAATATTCGCCAAGATCAGACGAAATTGAAAGCGATACAGCAGTAGAAACAACTATGATAAATGTAGAAGAAATAAGAGAAGAAGGTACCGTAGCATCAAGTAGCGTTGGCAACAATGTAGAAAGTTTACCTCAACAAAGTAATACCGAACGAGAAGTGTCTACTGAACAACCAGTTCCGAGTAGTCCCGCTGTTACTACTTCTAGTATTTCTAgttcgaaagaaattcaagaatcAGATCACAAAGAATCGTCAGAAGATACAATGGTAAGACCAAAATCAACCTTGGAATCTTGCGAccagaaaagaaattctacgAAATCTGAGGGAGAGCATCGAACCAAGAAGACGCTTTTACCCTATGAATCAATATTAACACATTTTAAAGTGCCAAG GAACACGAATCCCAATGGCGTCCTTTGTCCGTACGAGTTGATGGGTACTTGCAGTGATGGAGACTGTCAGTTTATTCATCAAAGAGACAGTCAAGCCAAGTAG